Proteins encoded in a region of the Dryobates pubescens isolate bDryPub1 chromosome 14, bDryPub1.pri, whole genome shotgun sequence genome:
- the EBAG9 gene encoding receptor-binding cancer antigen expressed on SiSo cells isoform X1, with the protein MAITQFRLFKICTCLAAVLSFVKKLICRSGRGRKLSGDQITLPTTVDYSSVPKQPEVEDWSSWDEDAPTSVKIEGGNGSVAAQQNPLEQMEPDYFKDMTPTIRKTQKIVIKKREPLNFGIPEGNAGFSSRLAATQDIPFIHQSPELGDLDTWQENTNAWEEEEDAAWQAEEVLRQQKMAEREKRAAEQQRKKMEKEAQRLMKKEQNKIGVKLS; encoded by the exons ATGGCCATAACACAGTTTCGACTCTTTAAAATCTGTACTTGCCTGGCCGCAGTGCTTTCTTTCGTTAAAAAGTTAATATGCAG gtCTGGAAGAGGGCGAAAGTTAAGTGGAGACCAAATAACTTTGCCAACCACAGTGGATTATTCATCTGTTCCTAAACAG CCTGAAGTAGAAGATTGGTCTTCATGGGATGAAGATGCGCCTACCAGCGTGAAGATTGAAGGTGGCAATGGTAGTGTGGCTGCTCAGCAAAATCCTTTGGAACAAATGGAACCTGATTATTTCAAAGACATGACACCAACTATAAGAAAAACTCAAAAA ATAGTTATTAAAAAACGAGAGCCTTTAAATTTTGGGATTCCAGAGGGAAATGCAGGATTCTCTAGCAGATTAGCAGCTACCCAAGATATTCCTTTTATTCACCAGTCT ccTGAACTGGGAGACTTGGATACTTGGCAAGAAAATACTAATGcctgggaagaagaggaagatgctGCCTGGCAGGCAGAAGAAGTTCTTAG ACAACAGAAGatggcagaaagggaaaaaagagcagcagaacagcaacgaaagaaaatggagaaagagGCCCAAAGGCTAatgaaaaaggaacaaaacaaaattggTGTAAAACTGTCCTAA
- the SYBU gene encoding syntabulin isoform X3, protein MSAAGSKRSSFSRNRGPYGRNNGSLSYKSGASPPANREKDPLSTLCKNQLSPANIHQSYRASSASSSNSGSYKGSDSSPVMRRSGRYNSCDNHSIKPQNPEQYLTPLQQKEVTVRHLKTKLKESESKLKERETEIEELKAQLGRMREDWIEEECNRVEAELALKEARSEIKQLKQVIETMKNSLAEKDKKIQKYFTDINIQNKKLESLLQSMEIAQNSSARDEQCLEYTWGSDGKPSVLCAMVPDSLITEDQALEEVADSGLLLTEDTTNGTDPFGESLTNTTSDWSDPAPSSSSVKRELLENVLDEKITSSWVEEKYSYMTVEQAVQTDVVPYSLDVEQLIQNIFRAQDTSPLSPPSSLKELGEFSIGSFSDSGVVVDLTPSDPNSAILLSPMESPCRKVEHGSHKNRFMKELDFTEPHDDETFGYISTSSQIGIKRRYWSSSLLRDVLAVAAPVVPTIMWAFSTQRGGTDPIYNIGALLRGCCLVALHSLRRTPFDIKA, encoded by the exons ATgtcagctgctggaagcaaaAGATCATCTTTTTCTCGCAA TCGTGGCCCTTATGGTCGGAATAATGGATCCTTATCCTACAAGTCTGGAGCCAGCCCACCTGCTAACCGTGAAAAGGATCCTTTGTCAACACTGTGCAAAAACCAGCTGAGTCCTGCTAACATCCATCAGAGTTACAGGGCTtcttcagccagcagcagcaactcaGGCTCATACAAAGGAAGTGACAGCAGCCCAGTGATGAG gcgATCAGGGAGATACAATTCTTGTGATAATCACAGCATTAAGCCACAAAATCCAGAGCAGTACTTGactcctctgcagcagaaagAAGTTACAGTACGGcatttgaaaacaaagctgaaggAATCTGAGAGCAAACTTAAAGAAAG ggaaacagaaatagaagagctcaaagctcagctggGGCGGATGAGGGAAGACTGGATTGAAGAAGAGTGTAATCgtgtggaggcagagctggcctTAAAGGAAGCAAGAAGTGAAATTAAACAACTCAAACAGGTTATTGAAACCATGAAAAACAGCTTGGctgagaaagacaaaaaaattcAGAAATACTTCACAGACATAAATATTCAAAACAAGAAACTGGAATCTTTGCTGCAGAGCATGGAGATAGCTCAGAACAGCTCTGCGAGGGATGAGCAGTGCCTGGAGTACACATGGGGCTCAGATGGGAAGCCGTCAGTGTTGTGTGCCATGGTGCCAGACAGCCTTATCACAGAGGACCAGGCTTTGGAAGAGGTGGCAGATAGTGGGCTGCTTCTTACTGAGGATACAACTAATGGGACTGATCCATTTGGAGAGAGTTTGACCAACACAACTTCTGACTGGAGTGATCCAGCTCCctccagttcttctgtgaagagggagctgcttgaaaatGTTTTGGATGAAAAAATAACATCTTCCTGGGTGGAAGAGAAATATAGCTACATGacagtggagcaggctgtccagactGACGTGGTGCCATATAGCCTAGATGTGGAGCAGCTCATTCAAAACATCTTCAGAGCTCAAGATACCAGTCCTCTAAGCCCACCCTCTTCACTGAAGGAACTGGGTGAATTTTCTATTGGAAGCTTCAGTGATTCTGGTGTCGTAGTGGACTTAACCCCAAGTGATCCAAACTCTGCCATCCTTTTGTCTCCTATGGAGTCTCCTTGCAGGAAGGTAGAGCATGGATCTCATAAGAACCGTTTCATGAAAGAACTTGATTTTACAGAGCCACATGATGATGAAACCTTTGGCTACATCAGTACTTCCTCTCAGATAGGAATAAAGAGGAGATACTGGAGCAGCAGTCTCCTCAGAGATGTCCTGGCTGTAGCAGCCCCTGTTGTACCAACTATCATGTGGGCTTTCAGTACTCAGAGAGGAGGAACAGATCCCATTTACAATATCGGAGCGTTGCTTCGTGGTTGCTGCCTTGTGGCCCTGCACTCCTTACGCCGTACACCCTTCGATATCAAAGCCTGA
- the EBAG9 gene encoding receptor-binding cancer antigen expressed on SiSo cells isoform X2, with translation MFSELGGILHFSFRSGRGRKLSGDQITLPTTVDYSSVPKQPEVEDWSSWDEDAPTSVKIEGGNGSVAAQQNPLEQMEPDYFKDMTPTIRKTQKIVIKKREPLNFGIPEGNAGFSSRLAATQDIPFIHQSPELGDLDTWQENTNAWEEEEDAAWQAEEVLRQQKMAEREKRAAEQQRKKMEKEAQRLMKKEQNKIGVKLS, from the exons ATGTTTTCAGAGCTTGGAGGAATCctacatttttctttcaggtCTGGAAGAGGGCGAAAGTTAAGTGGAGACCAAATAACTTTGCCAACCACAGTGGATTATTCATCTGTTCCTAAACAG CCTGAAGTAGAAGATTGGTCTTCATGGGATGAAGATGCGCCTACCAGCGTGAAGATTGAAGGTGGCAATGGTAGTGTGGCTGCTCAGCAAAATCCTTTGGAACAAATGGAACCTGATTATTTCAAAGACATGACACCAACTATAAGAAAAACTCAAAAA ATAGTTATTAAAAAACGAGAGCCTTTAAATTTTGGGATTCCAGAGGGAAATGCAGGATTCTCTAGCAGATTAGCAGCTACCCAAGATATTCCTTTTATTCACCAGTCT ccTGAACTGGGAGACTTGGATACTTGGCAAGAAAATACTAATGcctgggaagaagaggaagatgctGCCTGGCAGGCAGAAGAAGTTCTTAG ACAACAGAAGatggcagaaagggaaaaaagagcagcagaacagcaacgaaagaaaatggagaaagagGCCCAAAGGCTAatgaaaaaggaacaaaacaaaattggTGTAAAACTGTCCTAA